In Bacteroidales bacterium, the following proteins share a genomic window:
- a CDS encoding 3'-5' exonuclease: MLENVNIENILFIDVETVPVCSKYEELSDAFKELWNKKAVRIAKNENDTPKIIYNKAGIYAEFGKIICISAGIVKKQSGKNILRIKSFSGHDEKIILADFIELLKKHFNKSENLLCAHNGKEFDFPYIARRILINDLKIPNILDISGKKPWEINHLDTMELWKFGDYKNYTSLALLTAVFNIPTPKDDIDGSMVADVYWKENNLQRIVDYCQKDVAAIVQIFLKYKGEEIIEPENIIVS; the protein is encoded by the coding sequence ATGCTCGAAAATGTAAATATAGAAAATATTTTGTTTATTGATGTGGAAACTGTACCGGTTTGCAGCAAATATGAAGAATTATCCGATGCTTTTAAAGAATTATGGAATAAAAAAGCCGTACGAATTGCAAAAAATGAAAATGACACACCTAAAATTATATATAATAAAGCCGGCATTTACGCTGAGTTTGGTAAAATAATCTGCATTTCCGCCGGTATAGTGAAAAAGCAAAGCGGGAAAAATATTTTACGTATAAAATCTTTTTCCGGACATGATGAAAAAATTATTCTCGCTGATTTTATTGAATTGCTAAAAAAACATTTCAATAAATCCGAAAATCTTCTTTGTGCCCACAATGGTAAGGAATTTGACTTCCCTTATATTGCAAGAAGAATTTTAATAAACGATTTAAAAATTCCTAATATTCTCGACATCAGCGGAAAAAAACCATGGGAAATAAACCATCTTGATACTATGGAATTGTGGAAATTCGGCGATTATAAAAATTATACTTCTCTTGCTTTGTTGACTGCCGTTTTTAATATTCCAACCCCCAAAGATGATATTGACGGAAGCATGGTTGCCGATGTTTACTGGAAAGAAAACAACCTTCAGCGAATTGTTGATTATTGCCAGAAAGACGTTGCCGCCATTGTACAGATTTTTCTAAAATACAAAGGCGAAGAAATTATTGAACCTGAAAATATTATTGTTTCATAA
- a CDS encoding DMT family transporter has protein sequence MNNKSKIYFYIVAILPMFFWGMSFIWFKIANKYYPPITIVFLRLLISSVIMLVVLIPLGKIQKIKSVDVKLLFIVAMCEPFCYFIGESFGLSLIPASMASIIISTIPVFTPVVAFFMLKEKVTLTNIIGIIISFLGILVMVLKKNFSFSASPIGVCLLLFAVLSALFYTVFVKKLSVKYSSFTIITYQNIIGMFLFMPIFLIFDFNKFIQVKLNTELLISLLLLSVFASSLAFIMFIFIIKRIGVSKANVYTNLVPVFTVVFSHFILSEEITAGKIAGMLLILVGLIISQTKKPVINIFW, from the coding sequence ATGAATAATAAAAGCAAAATATATTTTTACATTGTAGCTATTCTTCCTATGTTTTTTTGGGGGATGTCATTTATTTGGTTCAAAATTGCCAATAAATATTATCCGCCAATAACAATTGTTTTTCTGCGACTTTTAATTTCATCGGTAATTATGCTGGTTGTTTTAATACCTCTCGGAAAGATTCAAAAAATCAAATCTGTCGATGTTAAGCTTTTGTTTATTGTTGCAATGTGCGAACCGTTTTGTTATTTTATCGGAGAAAGTTTTGGACTATCACTTATTCCGGCATCAATGGCTTCGATAATAATTTCTACAATACCTGTTTTTACACCAGTTGTTGCTTTTTTTATGCTTAAAGAAAAAGTTACTTTAACAAATATTATAGGAATTATTATTTCGTTTCTGGGAATATTGGTGATGGTTCTGAAAAAAAATTTTTCTTTTTCTGCTTCTCCCATTGGCGTATGTCTTTTGCTCTTTGCAGTTCTTTCGGCATTATTTTATACGGTTTTCGTAAAAAAACTTTCGGTTAAGTACTCGTCATTCACAATAATTACATACCAGAATATTATCGGGATGTTTTTATTCATGCCTATTTTCCTTATTTTTGATTTCAATAAATTTATTCAGGTAAAACTAAATACAGAACTTTTAATCTCTTTACTGTTGCTTTCTGTTTTTGCATCATCACTTGCATTTATAATGTTTATTTTTATAATTAAAAGAATAGGAGTAAGCAAAGCAAATGTATACACAAATCTTGTTCCTGTTTTTACAGTTGTGTTTTCTCATTTTATTTTATCGGAAGAAATAACTGCAGGAAAAATTGCCGGTATGCTTCTTATATTGGTAGGTCTGATAATTTCACAGACGAAAAAACCCGTAATAAATATTTTTTGGTAA
- the atpA gene encoding F0F1 ATP synthase subunit alpha codes for MAEIKPAEVSAILRQQLSGFKTESELKEVGSVLQIGDGIARIYGLTNVQSGELIEFEGNLKGIVLNLEDDNIGAVMLGNSEHIKEGDIVKRTGRIASIEVGEGMLGRVVNTLGEPIDGKGPIKGKTYEMPLERKAPGVIFRQPVNEPLQTGIKPIDAMIPIGRGQRELIIGDRQTGKTAIAIDTIINQKEFFEQGKPVYCVYVAIGQKGSTVANIVKTLEERKAMDYTIVVSATASDPAALQFYAPYSGAAIGEFFRDTGRASLLIYDDLSKQAVSYREVSLLLRRPPGREAYPGDVFYLHSRLLERAAKIINSDDVARQMNDIPESIRSLVKGGGSLTALPIIETQAGDVSAYIPTNVISITDGQIFLESNLFNSGIRPAINVGISVSRVGGNAQIKAMKKVAGTLKLDQAQFRELEAFSKFGSDLDAATKAVLEKGSRNVEILKQPQYSPVSVEKQIAIIYCGTKGLLMKLPVNKITEFEKEFLDFLEISHKDILDSLRKGVIDDAIMKTLENAATEVLKRFVK; via the coding sequence ATGGCTGAAATAAAACCTGCTGAAGTATCTGCTATACTTCGCCAACAATTATCTGGCTTTAAAACCGAATCGGAATTGAAAGAAGTCGGGAGTGTCCTGCAAATAGGCGATGGTATTGCCCGCATATATGGACTTACAAACGTTCAATCCGGCGAATTAATTGAATTTGAAGGTAATCTAAAAGGCATTGTTCTTAACCTTGAAGATGATAATATTGGCGCTGTTATGCTCGGAAATTCCGAACATATAAAAGAAGGTGATATTGTAAAAAGAACCGGCAGAATTGCATCAATTGAAGTTGGCGAAGGAATGCTTGGCAGAGTTGTTAATACTTTGGGCGAACCTATTGACGGCAAAGGTCCCATCAAAGGTAAAACTTATGAAATGCCTCTCGAAAGAAAAGCTCCCGGTGTAATTTTTCGCCAACCTGTGAACGAGCCATTGCAAACAGGCATAAAACCTATTGATGCAATGATACCAATAGGAAGAGGTCAACGCGAACTTATCATCGGCGACCGCCAGACAGGCAAAACAGCCATTGCAATAGATACAATAATTAATCAAAAGGAATTTTTTGAACAAGGAAAACCTGTTTATTGCGTTTATGTTGCAATCGGACAAAAGGGCTCTACTGTAGCAAATATTGTAAAAACATTGGAAGAACGTAAAGCAATGGATTATACAATTGTTGTTTCAGCAACTGCTTCCGACCCTGCTGCATTGCAGTTTTACGCTCCGTATTCCGGCGCTGCAATAGGTGAATTTTTCAGGGATACAGGAAGGGCTTCATTATTAATTTATGACGACCTTTCAAAACAAGCAGTATCATACCGCGAAGTTTCTCTTTTGTTGAGGCGACCTCCGGGGCGTGAAGCTTATCCGGGTGATGTGTTTTATTTACATTCACGCTTGCTTGAAAGAGCTGCAAAAATAATCAATTCCGATGATGTTGCACGCCAAATGAATGACATTCCCGAATCAATTCGTTCGCTTGTCAAAGGCGGCGGCTCTCTTACAGCTTTACCTATTATTGAAACGCAGGCAGGTGACGTGTCTGCTTACATTCCTACAAATGTAATATCTATTACTGACGGACAAATTTTTCTTGAATCAAACTTATTTAATTCAGGAATAAGACCTGCCATTAATGTTGGTATTTCTGTTTCACGTGTGGGCGGTAATGCTCAAATCAAAGCAATGAAAAAGGTTGCCGGAACTTTGAAATTAGACCAAGCACAATTCCGCGAACTTGAAGCATTTTCAAAATTCGGTTCCGACCTTGATGCCGCTACAAAGGCAGTTCTTGAAAAAGGTTCTAGAAATGTTGAAATCCTTAAGCAACCTCAGTATTCTCCTGTTTCTGTTGAAAAGCAAATTGCAATTATATATTGCGGAACAAAAGGTTTGCTAATGAAACTTCCGGTAAATAAAATTACGGAATTTGAAAAAGAATTTCTGGATTTTCTTGAAATAAGTCATAAAGATATTCTGGACTCATTGAGAAAAGGGGTGATTGACGATGCTATAATGAAAACCCTTGAGAATGCAGCAACTGAGGTCTTGAAAAGATTTGTAAAATAA
- the mnmD gene encoding tRNA (5-methylaminomethyl-2-thiouridine)(34)-methyltransferase MnmD, with protein MNSELKTENRKLIISEDGSHTVFDENVKEHFHSTFGAINESKEIFIKYGFKEILNSEAINILEIGFGTGLNIFLTFLENVNYNKNIFYSAIEPYPVDEGIYLNLNYPQILNISENQKEVFHKIHKSSFGEKIKLSENFTLIKEKIKFECFETEMKYDLIYFDAFSPDVQPELWTQNIFKKTFDYLNNNGILTTYSAKGEVKRNLKSAGFSVESLPGPKGKREVTRAIKI; from the coding sequence ATGAACTCTGAACTGAAAACTGAAAACAGGAAACTAATAATATCAGAAGACGGTTCGCATACGGTTTTTGATGAGAATGTAAAAGAACATTTTCATTCAACATTCGGGGCAATAAATGAGTCGAAGGAAATATTTATTAAATACGGATTTAAAGAAATTTTAAATTCAGAAGCAATAAATATTCTTGAAATTGGTTTTGGTACAGGGTTAAATATTTTTCTCACTTTTCTTGAAAACGTAAATTATAATAAAAATATTTTTTACTCAGCAATTGAGCCGTATCCGGTTGATGAAGGTATTTATTTGAATCTTAATTATCCGCAAATTTTGAATATTTCAGAAAATCAAAAAGAAGTTTTTCATAAAATACATAAGAGTTCTTTCGGAGAAAAAATAAAGCTTTCTGAAAATTTTACTCTAATAAAAGAAAAAATAAAATTTGAATGTTTTGAAACAGAAATGAAATATGATTTGATATATTTCGATGCTTTTTCACCCGATGTGCAGCCGGAATTATGGACACAAAATATTTTTAAAAAAACATTTGATTATTTAAATAATAACGGAATATTGACGACATATTCCGCCAAGGGTGAAGTAAAACGAAATTTGAAAAGTGCCGGTTTTTCAGTTGAATCGCTTCCCGGACCAAAGGGAAAAAGAGAAGTAACAAGAGCAATAAAAATTTAA
- a CDS encoding M2 family metallopeptidase: MKRKLLNSISTLILLGFSTVIFFSCNQTQTEKMENELKAFIKNFEGEIIPLQKEANLAYFNASITGKEEDYKKSEELNIKITKLFANKENFAKLRKIKESNAVKDEILKRELIVIYNSFAGNQGDEKKLEEIVKIETNIEKKFSTYRAKVGGKEITDNDVENILKNSTNSDELKEAWMAHKKIGPTVAEDIKKLVKLRNEIAKEAGFNNYHEMSLSSNEENPKEIEKLFDELDELTKNEFKKQKDIVDNFLSKKDKVKKEELMPWHYQNRYFQAAPRIYKVDLDSIYKNEDIVALAEKFYAGIDLPIDDMVKKSDLFEKPGKNQHAYCTNIDKKGDIRVVCNIKPNVEWMSIMLHEFGHADYDKYIDKNLPYVLQDPACIFTTEAIAMFFGRLSVNAQWIQDMIGIKDEEKNKIADEVFKSLKLEQLVFSRWAQVMYRFEKSMYENPDQDLNKLWWNLVEKYQMIKCPEGRNEPDWATKIHIATVPCYYHNYLMGELLASQLYNYIKVNVLKSIEKNISFVGKKEVGDYLKQKVFTPGLKYYWNDMIEKATGEKLTAKYYAKQFVN; encoded by the coding sequence ATGAAAAGGAAATTATTAAATTCAATCTCAACATTAATTTTGCTGGGATTCTCAACTGTTATTTTTTTTAGTTGCAACCAAACACAAACCGAAAAAATGGAAAATGAATTAAAAGCATTTATTAAGAATTTTGAAGGGGAAATTATTCCCTTACAAAAAGAAGCAAACCTTGCTTACTTTAACGCTTCAATTACTGGCAAAGAAGAGGACTACAAAAAAAGTGAAGAGTTGAATATAAAAATCACAAAACTTTTTGCAAACAAAGAAAATTTTGCAAAGCTCAGGAAAATAAAAGAATCAAATGCTGTTAAAGACGAGATTTTAAAAAGAGAATTAATAGTAATTTACAATTCATTTGCAGGAAATCAGGGTGATGAAAAAAAGCTTGAAGAAATAGTTAAAATAGAAACCAATATCGAAAAGAAATTTTCAACATACAGGGCAAAAGTGGGAGGCAAAGAAATTACAGATAACGATGTGGAAAATATTTTGAAAAATTCAACAAATTCCGATGAATTAAAAGAAGCGTGGATGGCTCATAAAAAAATTGGTCCTACGGTGGCGGAAGATATAAAGAAACTTGTAAAACTGCGTAATGAAATAGCTAAAGAAGCAGGATTTAATAATTATCATGAAATGTCTTTGAGCAGCAATGAGGAAAATCCGAAGGAAATAGAAAAACTTTTCGATGAACTTGATGAGCTTACAAAAAATGAATTTAAAAAACAAAAAGATATCGTTGACAACTTTCTTTCTAAAAAAGATAAAGTAAAAAAAGAAGAATTGATGCCATGGCATTATCAAAATAGATACTTTCAGGCAGCGCCAAGAATTTACAAAGTTGATTTAGACAGCATTTATAAGAATGAAGATATTGTTGCTTTAGCCGAAAAATTTTATGCGGGAATAGATTTGCCAATTGATGATATGGTTAAGAAAAGTGATTTGTTTGAAAAACCGGGTAAAAATCAACATGCTTATTGCACGAATATTGATAAAAAAGGCGACATTAGAGTTGTTTGCAATATCAAACCAAATGTTGAATGGATGAGTATAATGCTTCACGAATTCGGACATGCTGATTACGATAAATACATTGATAAAAATCTTCCGTATGTTCTTCAGGACCCTGCATGTATTTTTACAACAGAAGCTATTGCAATGTTTTTCGGAAGATTATCTGTAAATGCTCAATGGATACAAGATATGATTGGCATTAAAGATGAAGAAAAAAATAAAATTGCCGACGAAGTTTTCAAATCATTAAAATTAGAACAACTCGTTTTTAGCCGTTGGGCACAGGTAATGTATAGATTTGAAAAAAGCATGTATGAAAATCCTGACCAGGACCTGAATAAATTATGGTGGAACTTAGTTGAAAAATATCAAATGATAAAATGTCCTGAAGGAAGAAATGAACCGGATTGGGCTACAAAAATTCATATTGCAACTGTTCCTTGCTATTATCACAATTATTTGATGGGAGAGCTATTAGCTTCTCAATTGTATAATTACATAAAAGTTAATGTTCTTAAATCAATCGAAAAAAATATTAGTTTCGTTGGTAAAAAAGAGGTTGGTGATTATTTAAAGCAAAAAGTTTTTACTCCCGGATTGAAATATTATTGGAATGATATGATTGAAAAAGCTACAGGAGAAAAACTTACTGCAAAATATTATGCAAAACAATTTGTGAATTAA
- a CDS encoding thiamine pyrophosphate-dependent enzyme produces the protein MKKLLLLGDEAIAQGAMDAGLSGIYAYPGTPSTEITEFVQHSKQAKELKIHCTWSANEKTAVESALGLSYTGKRAMACMKHVGLNVAADPFINSAFTGVNGGCIIVSADDPSMHSSQNEQDSRFYGKFSLVPVLEPANQQEAYDMAFYGFDLSEKYKLPVLMRITTRMAHSRAGVQQCEVRKQNNLKLPDDLVQFVLLPAIARKKYKKLLEVQPLLEEESEDSPFNFYKDGSDKKLGIITCGIAYNYLMENIQNTNINYPVLKIGQYPLSKKILEKIYNECEEILIIEEGMPLVEEMLKGYLAKGKKIKGRLDGTLPRDGELTPNLVAVALGLTDTKGKDVPQVVVQRPPSFCTGCSHSDTYIALKEALIGYNKYAVFSDIGCYTLGALPPYNAINSCVDMGASITMAKGAADGGLHPSLATIGDSTFSHSGITGLLDACNDKSHVTIFILDNLTTAMTGGQNTPGFGKIEEICKAVGVEPEHIRVIKPLKNQHEINVKIIKEEIEYKGVSVIIPRRECIQTLTKKNKEKSKNK, from the coding sequence ATGAAAAAACTGTTATTGTTAGGAGATGAGGCAATAGCGCAGGGAGCAATGGATGCCGGCTTGTCTGGAATTTACGCTTATCCCGGAACACCTTCGACTGAAATCACTGAGTTTGTACAACATTCCAAACAAGCAAAAGAACTGAAAATTCATTGTACTTGGTCGGCAAATGAAAAAACAGCAGTTGAGTCAGCTCTTGGTTTATCATACACAGGCAAGCGTGCAATGGCTTGTATGAAGCATGTAGGATTAAATGTTGCAGCCGACCCATTTATTAATTCCGCTTTTACCGGTGTTAATGGCGGATGTATTATTGTTTCCGCAGATGACCCGTCAATGCACTCTTCGCAAAATGAACAGGATTCGAGATTTTACGGAAAGTTTTCTTTAGTTCCTGTTCTTGAGCCTGCCAATCAGCAGGAAGCTTATGATATGGCTTTTTATGGATTTGATTTATCCGAAAAATACAAACTTCCTGTTTTAATGAGAATAACCACAAGAATGGCTCATTCCAGAGCAGGAGTTCAACAATGCGAAGTCAGAAAACAAAATAATTTGAAACTTCCTGATGACCTTGTACAATTTGTTTTGCTTCCTGCAATAGCAAGAAAAAAATATAAAAAACTTCTCGAAGTTCAACCTTTGCTTGAAGAAGAGTCAGAAGATTCGCCATTTAATTTTTATAAAGATGGAAGTGATAAAAAACTTGGAATAATTACTTGTGGTATTGCTTACAATTACTTGATGGAAAATATTCAAAACACTAATATTAATTACCCTGTTTTAAAAATAGGACAATACCCACTTTCAAAAAAAATACTCGAAAAAATTTATAATGAGTGTGAAGAAATATTAATTATTGAAGAAGGAATGCCTCTTGTTGAAGAAATGCTGAAAGGGTATCTTGCAAAAGGTAAAAAAATAAAAGGACGTTTGGATGGTACGTTGCCGCGTGATGGTGAATTAACTCCGAACCTTGTTGCTGTTGCGTTGGGTTTGACGGATACTAAAGGTAAAGATGTTCCGCAGGTGGTTGTTCAGCGTCCTCCATCATTTTGCACGGGTTGTTCGCATAGTGATACTTATATTGCATTGAAGGAAGCATTGATAGGATACAATAAATATGCTGTTTTTTCTGATATCGGCTGTTATACGTTAGGTGCTTTGCCTCCATATAATGCAATTAACAGTTGTGTGGATATGGGAGCATCAATAACTATGGCAAAGGGAGCAGCAGACGGAGGTTTGCATCCATCTCTGGCAACAATAGGCGATTCAACATTTTCCCATTCAGGAATAACAGGATTGCTTGATGCATGCAATGATAAATCTCACGTAACAATTTTTATTCTTGATAACCTTACGACAGCAATGACCGGTGGTCAGAATACTCCGGGATTTGGTAAAATTGAAGAAATTTGTAAGGCAGTTGGTGTTGAACCGGAACATATTCGTGTTATTAAACCGTTAAAAAATCAACATGAAATAAATGTTAAAATCATAAAAGAAGAAATTGAATATAAAGGTGTGTCAGTTATTATTCCACGAAGAGAATGCATTCAAACATTAACTAAAAAAAATAAAGAAAAATCAAAAAACAAGTAA